One window of the Saccopteryx bilineata isolate mSacBil1 chromosome 2, mSacBil1_pri_phased_curated, whole genome shotgun sequence genome contains the following:
- the LRRC46 gene encoding LOW QUALITY PROTEIN: leucine-rich repeat-containing protein 46 (The sequence of the model RefSeq protein was modified relative to this genomic sequence to represent the inferred CDS: inserted 3 bases in 2 codons) — protein sequence MPGANLAQSPEEGGVCITEALITKRNLTFPEDEDLSEKMFHTIAKLQTVRLDREGITIIRNLEGLQNLHSLYLQANKIQRIENLACIPSLRFLSLAGNRIRQVENLHDLPYLQFLDLSENLIETLKMDEFPQSLLILNLTGNRCTNQDGYRELVTGALPLLMDLDRQPVSERWISDGEDEASEEEFPELSGPFRSERGFLKELEQDTSRRKEHRQQAALTEHLLRMGTQPVLTELPQLPGRSIAGDGSACAPPRQGKEAPHESASLPQASSATEKXCPLVSRGSQSTVQARKGVRAAEGLKASLAGXTTKTMTRRIKK from the exons ATGCCTGGAG CTAATCTTGCCCAGAGTCCAGAGGAAGGGGGCGTGTGCATTACTGAGGCCCTTATCACTAAGCGGAACTTGACCTTCCCCGAGGATGAGGATCTGTCAGAGAAGAT GTTTCACACTATTGCCAAACTACAGACTGTCCGCCTGGACCGGGAAGGGATTACCATTATCAGGAATCTAGAGGGCCTCCAGAATCTTCACAGCCTCTATTTGCAAGCG AATAAGATCCAGCGAATTGAGAACCTGGCCTGCATCCCCTCCTTGCG CTTCCTGTCTCTGGCAGGAAACCGAATCAGGCAGGTGGAAAACCTCCATGACCTCCCATACCTCCAGTTTCTGGACCTTTCTGAAAACCTTATAGAAACATTGAAGATGG ATGAGTTCCCCCAGAGCCTGCTCATCCTCAACCTGACTGGAAACCGCTGCACCAACCAGGATGGCTACAG GGAGCTGGTGACCGGAGCCCTGCCCCTGCTCATGGACCTGGACAGGCAGCCGGTGTCGGAGCGCTGGATCTCGGATGGGGAGGATGAGGCCTCGGAGGAAGAGTTCCCAGAGCTGAGTGGCCCATTCCGCTCAGAGCGAG GCTTCCTCAAGGAGCTGGAGCAGGACACGAGCAGGCGCAAGGAGCACAGGCAGCAGGCGGCCCTGACGGAGCACCTTCTGCGGATGGGGACGCAGCCCGTCCTCACTGAGCTCCCCCAGCTGCCGGGGCGGTCCATAGCGGGGGATGGCAGTGCTTGTGCCCCTCCCAGGCAGGGAAAGGAGGCACCTCACGAGTCCGCCTCCTTGCCACAAGCCTCCTCTGCCACCGAGAA CTGCCCTCTGGTTTCCAGGGGCTCCCAAAGCACTGTCCAGGCAAGGAAGGGGGTCAGAGCAGCTGAAGGCCTCAAGGCCTCTCTGGCTG GCACAACCAAAACTATGACCAGAAGAATCAAGAAATGA
- the SCRN2 gene encoding secernin-2 isoform X1: protein MEVVVPGTKLEILQGERMTSWSPDTPCSCDCFVSVPPASAIPAVIFAKNSDRPRDEVQEVVFVPAATHAPGSWLQCTYIEVEQVLKTHAVILSRPSWLWGAEMGANEHGVCIGNEAVWTKEPVGEGEALLGMDLLRLALERSSSAQEALHVITGLLERHGQGGSGWEDPKAFCYHNTFLLADRTEAWVLETAGRLWAAQRIQEGTRNISNQLSIGTDISAEHPELRTHAQAQGWWGGQGNFDFAQVFSLTQQPVRMEAAKARFRAGRELLQQRQGSITAQVMMDILRNKESGICMDSGGFRTTASMVSVLPRDPAQPCVHFLTATPDPSRSVFKPFIFGVGAAQAPQVLSPTFGAQDPVRTIPRFQTRVDRRHSLYRAHQEALGLMESGQDQGRQLRQKQRELEQEGLEAVRGPLAGEQAPPPGALGSLFQAFVQRESQAYA from the exons ATGGAGGTAGTGGTGCCCGGGACTAAGCTGGAAATCTTGcaaggagagagg ATGACATCGTGGAGCCCTGACACCCCATGCTCCTGTGACTGCTTTGTCTCAGTGCCACCAGCCTCGGCCATACCAGCTGTGATCTTTGCCAAAAACTCAGACCGACCCCGGGACGAAGTGCAGGAGGTGGTGTTTGTACCAGCAGCCACACATGCGCCTGGCAGCTGGCTCCAG TGTACCTACATTGAAGTGGAACAGGTGTTGAAGACCCATGCTGTGATCCTAAGCCGCCCTTCTTGGCTGTGGGGGGCTGAGATGGGCGCCAATGAGCATGGTGTCTGCATTGGCAATGAGGCTGTGTGGACCAAGGAGCCAGTTGGGGAGGGGGAAGCCCTTCTGGGCATGGATCTACTCAG GCTGGCTTTAGAACGGAGCAGCTCAGCCCAGGAAGCCCTGCACGTGATCACAGGCTTGCTGGAGCGTCATGGACAGGGGGGCAGTGGCTGGGAGGACCCCAAGGCATTCTGCTACCACAACACCTTCCTGCTGGCGGACCGGACTGAGGCATGGGTGCTGGAGACGGCGGGGAGGCTGTGGGCTGCACAGAGGATCCAGG AGGGGACCCGCAACATCTCCAACCAGTTGAGCATTGGCACAGACATATCAGCCGAACACCCGGAGCTTCGGACCCACGCCCAGGCCCAGGGCTGGTGGGGTGGCCAGGGCAACTTTGACTTTGCTCAGGTCTTCTCCCTGACCCAGCAGCCGGTGCGCATGGAAGCTGCCAAGGCCCGCTTCCGGGCCGGGCGGGAGCTACTGCAGCAACGGCAAG GGAGCATCACGGCCCAGGTGATGATGGACATCCTGAGGAACAAGGAGAGCGGCATCTGCATGGACTCGGGAGGCTTCCGCACCACGGCTAGCATGGTGTCCGTCCTGCCCCGGGACCCCGCGCAGCCCTGTGTGCACTTCCTCACGGCCACACCAGACCCCTCCCG GTCAGTGTTCAAACCTTTCATCTTCGGGGTGGGGGCGGCCCAGGCCCCCCAGGTGCTGTCCCCGACCTTTGGAGCACAGGACCCCGTTCGGACCATACCCCGATTCCAGACTCGGGTGGATCGCAGGCATAGTCTCTACCGCGCACACCAGGAAGCCCTGGGGCTGATGGAGAGTGGGCAG GATCAGGGGCGGCAGCTTCGACAGAAGCAGCGGGAGCTGGAGCAGGAAGGCCTGGAGGCTGTGCGGGGGCCACTGGCCGGGGAGCAGGCCCCACCCCCCGGGGcgctgggcagcctcttccaggcCTTTGTGCAGAGGGAGAGCCAGGCGTATGCCTGA
- the SCRN2 gene encoding secernin-2 isoform X2 produces MTSWSPDTPCSCDCFVSVPPASAIPAVIFAKNSDRPRDEVQEVVFVPAATHAPGSWLQCTYIEVEQVLKTHAVILSRPSWLWGAEMGANEHGVCIGNEAVWTKEPVGEGEALLGMDLLRLALERSSSAQEALHVITGLLERHGQGGSGWEDPKAFCYHNTFLLADRTEAWVLETAGRLWAAQRIQEGTRNISNQLSIGTDISAEHPELRTHAQAQGWWGGQGNFDFAQVFSLTQQPVRMEAAKARFRAGRELLQQRQGSITAQVMMDILRNKESGICMDSGGFRTTASMVSVLPRDPAQPCVHFLTATPDPSRSVFKPFIFGVGAAQAPQVLSPTFGAQDPVRTIPRFQTRVDRRHSLYRAHQEALGLMESGQDQGRQLRQKQRELEQEGLEAVRGPLAGEQAPPPGALGSLFQAFVQRESQAYA; encoded by the exons ATGACATCGTGGAGCCCTGACACCCCATGCTCCTGTGACTGCTTTGTCTCAGTGCCACCAGCCTCGGCCATACCAGCTGTGATCTTTGCCAAAAACTCAGACCGACCCCGGGACGAAGTGCAGGAGGTGGTGTTTGTACCAGCAGCCACACATGCGCCTGGCAGCTGGCTCCAG TGTACCTACATTGAAGTGGAACAGGTGTTGAAGACCCATGCTGTGATCCTAAGCCGCCCTTCTTGGCTGTGGGGGGCTGAGATGGGCGCCAATGAGCATGGTGTCTGCATTGGCAATGAGGCTGTGTGGACCAAGGAGCCAGTTGGGGAGGGGGAAGCCCTTCTGGGCATGGATCTACTCAG GCTGGCTTTAGAACGGAGCAGCTCAGCCCAGGAAGCCCTGCACGTGATCACAGGCTTGCTGGAGCGTCATGGACAGGGGGGCAGTGGCTGGGAGGACCCCAAGGCATTCTGCTACCACAACACCTTCCTGCTGGCGGACCGGACTGAGGCATGGGTGCTGGAGACGGCGGGGAGGCTGTGGGCTGCACAGAGGATCCAGG AGGGGACCCGCAACATCTCCAACCAGTTGAGCATTGGCACAGACATATCAGCCGAACACCCGGAGCTTCGGACCCACGCCCAGGCCCAGGGCTGGTGGGGTGGCCAGGGCAACTTTGACTTTGCTCAGGTCTTCTCCCTGACCCAGCAGCCGGTGCGCATGGAAGCTGCCAAGGCCCGCTTCCGGGCCGGGCGGGAGCTACTGCAGCAACGGCAAG GGAGCATCACGGCCCAGGTGATGATGGACATCCTGAGGAACAAGGAGAGCGGCATCTGCATGGACTCGGGAGGCTTCCGCACCACGGCTAGCATGGTGTCCGTCCTGCCCCGGGACCCCGCGCAGCCCTGTGTGCACTTCCTCACGGCCACACCAGACCCCTCCCG GTCAGTGTTCAAACCTTTCATCTTCGGGGTGGGGGCGGCCCAGGCCCCCCAGGTGCTGTCCCCGACCTTTGGAGCACAGGACCCCGTTCGGACCATACCCCGATTCCAGACTCGGGTGGATCGCAGGCATAGTCTCTACCGCGCACACCAGGAAGCCCTGGGGCTGATGGAGAGTGGGCAG GATCAGGGGCGGCAGCTTCGACAGAAGCAGCGGGAGCTGGAGCAGGAAGGCCTGGAGGCTGTGCGGGGGCCACTGGCCGGGGAGCAGGCCCCACCCCCCGGGGcgctgggcagcctcttccaggcCTTTGTGCAGAGGGAGAGCCAGGCGTATGCCTGA
- the SP6 gene encoding transcription factor Sp6, translating into MLTAVCGSLGSQHTDAPHASPPRLDLQPLQTYQGHTSPEAGDYPSPLQPGELQSLPLGPEVDFSQGYELPGASSRVTCEDLESDNPLAPGPFSKLLQPDMSHHYESWFRPTHPSTEDGSWWDLHPGTSWMDLPHSQGALTSPGHPGALQAGLGGYVGDHQLCAPPPHPHPHHLLPAAGGQHLLGPPDGAKALEAAAPESQGLDSSLDGTARPKGSRRSVPRSSGQTVCRCPNCLEAERLGAPCGPDGGKKKHLHNCHIPGCGKAYAKTSHLKAHLRWHSGDRPFVCNWLFCGKRFTRSDELQRHLQTHTGTKKFPCAVCSRVFMRSDHLAKHMKTHEGAKEEASGVASGEGKAGGAVEPPGGKSKREAEGNGAPSN; encoded by the coding sequence ATGCTAACCGCTGTCTGCGGCTCTCTGGGCAGCCAGCACACGGACGCGCCTCACGCCTCCCCTCCGCGCCTCGACCTGCAGCCTCTCCAAACATACCAGGGCCACACGAGCCCGGAGGCTGGGGACTACCCCTCCCCGCTGCAGCCTGGAGAGCTGCAGAGCCTCCCGCTGGGCCCGGAGGTGGACTTCTCGCAGGGCTATGAGTTGCCAGGGGCATCCTCTCGGGTAACCTGCGAGGACCTGGAAAGCGACAATCCCTTGGCTCCGGGACCCTTTTCCAAGCTCCTGCAGCCGGACATGTCACACCATTACGAATCGTGGTTCCGGCCGACTcacccaagcactgaggatggctcgtggTGGGATCTTCATCCCGGGACCAGCTGGATGGACCTCCCCCACAGTCAGGGCGCACTGACCTCACCTGGCCATCCCGGAGCGCTTCAGGCTGGCTTGGGGGGCTATGTTGGAGACCACCAGCTTTGTGCCCCGCCACCCCACCCACACCCGCACCACCTCCTCCCAGCCGCCGGAGGGCAGCACCTTCTGGGGCCTCCCGACGGGGCAAAGGCCTTGGAAGCTGCTGCCCCGGAGTCTCAGGGGCTGGATTCCAGTCTGGACGGGACGGCCCGGCCCAAAGGCTCCCGTCGGTCAGTGCCTCGCAGCTCAGGCCAGACCGTGTGCCGTTGCCCCAACTGCCTGGAGGCGGAGCGACTGGGGGCTCCGTGCGGGCCCGATGGGGGCAAGAAGAAGCATTTGCACAATTGCCACATCCCGGGCTGTGGAAAAGCCTACGCCAAGACCTCGCACCTAAAGGCACACCTGCGCTGGCACAGCGGCGACCGTCCCTTCGTGTGCAACTGGCTCTTCTGCGGCAAACGCTTCACGCGCTCGGATGAGCTGCAGCGCCACCTCCAGACCCACACGGGCACCAAGAAGTTCCCCTGTGCCGTCTGCAGCCGGGTCTTTATGCGCAGTGACCACCTGGCCAAACACATGAAGACCCACGAGGGCGCCAAAGAGGAGGCTTCCGGGGTAGCCTCCGGCGAGGGCAAAGCCGGAGGAGCGGTGGAGCCCCCGGGAGGCAAGAGCAAGCGGGAGGCTGAGGGCAATGGAGCTCCTTCCAACTGA